The nucleotide sequence GCCACAGTACGACCTGATGGAAACGCCGGACTTTATGAAGCTGAATTATCAGGCGTATGACAATGCCGGTGTTGCCCGGCAGCAGCTGGACAGCAGCGTAAATACCGACTGGCAGGATGTGGCATTCCGCCCCGGCGCTGTAAAGGACCTGAACATGAGCTTCTCCGGCGGCGGAAACAATGGCTCTTATTATGTTTCCGGAGGCTATTTCGGAAATAAAGGAACGGTGATCGGTACTGACTTCAATCGTTATAACCTGCGGGTCAATACACAGGGTACAAAAGGGATCTTTAGTATCGGCGAAAACCTGGCCATCAGCAACGCAGATGTATCCGATATGCAGGGCAACCCGGTAGTAGATGTTTACCGCCTCCTGCCCACTATACCGGTATATGATGACAGTCACCCGGGCGGATATGGTTATGGTGATGAGCGGAAAGCCAGGACCTTTGGTACCAATCCGCTGGCCATTGCAAATATAGTGAACTCAGGTGTTGAAAATTTCCGTGTAAGAGGCAACCTCTGGAGCGAATTGAAATTTACCTCCTTCCTGAAATACAGGCTGAACCTGGGTTATGAAACCAGCCGCGATCATTATAAATACCTGAAGAAGGACGGGTTCTGGACATTGAACCAATCCTATGATCCTTCCATTGCCAATGAGAACAGGGCCTCTTATGAAAATAAATTGATAGAAAATACACTGAGCTTTAAAAAGCAATTCGGAAAGCATGATATCTCTGCTATTTTAGGACAGTCGTTCCAAAAACAAACCTATGCGCAGATATGGGGTTCAAAGCGGAATATAGTTCGGGACGCGTCCGGCCGCTATTATGACGTACTCGATCAGGGAGATGGCGGACAATTGGGCGGTTACCGCCAGGAAGCCGATCTGATCTCTTATTTCGGACGGGTGGAATATGCGTATGATAACCGCTACCTTATCAATGGAGTATTGCGTTATGACGGAACATCGAGATTAGGGACTGGTTATAAAACAGGTTATTTCCCCTCTGTATCCGCAGCATGGCGCGTTAGCGGGGAGAAGTTCTTCCAGGTGCCCTGGATCAGCGATCTGAAAATAAGAGCTAACTATGGTACACTGGGTAGTTCCAATATCGGATATTATGATCCCTTCGCAGTGATCAATACTTTCCCCACCATCGCTATGGGGAAAGACCAGCATGTGGAACATGTCGGCACCCAGGTGCAGCTGACCAATCCTGATCTTCGCTGGGAAACCCTGGAACAGCAGAACTATGGATTTGATGTTTCTTTCCTGAATAATAAATTGTCATTAACAGGAGACTACTTCGTAGCAAAAACAAGAGATGTGCTTTATGGAGCTCCCATCTTAATGACAACAGGGAATGATGGCGGTAACCCGCTGGTGAATGCACTTTCACTGCAAAACAGTGGTATTGAACTTTCGGTCTCTTACCAGGATCAGACACATGAATTTAAATACGGAGGTACACTGAATTTTACAAGCGTACGTAATAAGGTGCTGAAACTGGGTTACCAGGGCAATGATCTGTTTACAGGAATGACCCGTACTACAGTGGGACAGCCGCTGGGCTTATGGTACCTGCTGAAAACAGACGGGATCTTCCAGACCCAGGAGGAAGTGAACAATCATAAGAATTCGGAGGGTAAAGTAATCCAGCCGAATTCAAAGCCGGGCGATCTGCGTTTTGTGGATATGGACGATGACGGCCAGATCACCAACAGCGATAAAGTGGTTATGGGACATGCCTGGCCAAAATTTGAAACCGGACTGAACCTCAACGGGGCGTATAAAGGATTTTCTGTAAACATGGACTGGTTTGGATCATTTGGGGCCAAGGTGGTGAACGGGCCGCGTATCGCAATGGATGGATTCTCCGATAATGCCAACTATCGGAAAGGGATACAGCCCTGGACCCCCGAAAACCCCAACACCGATGTGCCGAGAGCCTTATATGCTTCCTCACTGAACTCAAGAGGGGATATTGACCGCTGGCTGGAGAATGGCTCTTTTGTGCGATTGAAACTGATCAGCCTTTCTTATGATCTACCCAAGGAATGGTTGTCAAAGATCGGGTTTGCCAATGCCCAGATATCTGTTTCCGGACAGAACCTGATCACTATTACAAAATATACAGGATTGGATCCTGAGTTTAATAATACCAACATTTATGAGAGAGGCTATGATTTCGGAGCCTACCCGAATCTGAAAATGTATACTGTTGGATTAAATTTTGGTTTTTAGGCAATTTAGTTAAAGTGAAAATCCGGCCGCACCGCATGCCGGCAACAACTTAAAAATATTCCGATGAAAAAGAGTTTCTTGTTTATATCGATGGCCCTTTTACTAAGCTCCTGCAGCAAGTCTGTATTGGATCAGTTAAATCCCAATGCCATGCCGGTTACCCAGTTCTGGAAAACGGAAGATGATGCACAAAAGGCAGTAAATGCCATTTATGCGATGTTCTATCAGAACGGTGGCTGGAACCGCTGGATCTATTTCCGGCTCGACCTTACCTCTGATGAAGGCATGAGCAAAAGTCCCTGGGTGGAGCTGGCGGACTGGACACGTTTTAATTATGTGAATTATAATTTTTTTGAAGGCAATGGCAATACCTGGAAGGATACCTACAAAGCTATTTTCCGCGCCAACCAGGTACTGAAATTTGTTCCGGATATCCCGTTTGCCGATGAAGCAAAGAAAAAAACCATTCTTGCCCAGGCAAAATTTTTCCGTGCACTCTATTATTATTATGGCGCGCTCCTCTGGGAAAATATGCCGATTATGACTGATCCGCACGTGGATGACCCGGGCTACACGCCCCCTGCGGGTACACTGGCCGAAGTGTGGGCCCTGGTGGAGAAAGACCTGACAGAAGCCTTGCCGGATCTCCCGGTAATCTGGGATGACGCCAATGTAGGGCGGC is from Niabella beijingensis and encodes:
- a CDS encoding SusC/RagA family TonB-linked outer membrane protein, translating into MNDRFKKPLGLFRYGRCVPFFIFLFSLLSTVYAQEQKTVSGTVTDERGTALVGASVSVKGTTTATVTGENGTYQIGVPANAVLVITSVGYATQEVAVRDQPSVDVVLKASATDLNEVVVVGYGTQLKKDLTGAVSVVKSADVLRRQSTTVAEALQGLATGIRVRGGGRPGSEALIQIRGAKNLTGTNPLYVIDGLITDANRDFNSFDIQSIQILKDASAAAIYGSRAANGVIIITTKQGKDGPMKIQASARYTVQKMPQYDLMETPDFMKLNYQAYDNAGVARQQLDSSVNTDWQDVAFRPGAVKDLNMSFSGGGNNGSYYVSGGYFGNKGTVIGTDFNRYNLRVNTQGTKGIFSIGENLAISNADVSDMQGNPVVDVYRLLPTIPVYDDSHPGGYGYGDERKARTFGTNPLAIANIVNSGVENFRVRGNLWSELKFTSFLKYRLNLGYETSRDHYKYLKKDGFWTLNQSYDPSIANENRASYENKLIENTLSFKKQFGKHDISAILGQSFQKQTYAQIWGSKRNIVRDASGRYYDVLDQGDGGQLGGYRQEADLISYFGRVEYAYDNRYLINGVLRYDGTSRLGTGYKTGYFPSVSAAWRVSGEKFFQVPWISDLKIRANYGTLGSSNIGYYDPFAVINTFPTIAMGKDQHVEHVGTQVQLTNPDLRWETLEQQNYGFDVSFLNNKLSLTGDYFVAKTRDVLYGAPILMTTGNDGGNPLVNALSLQNSGIELSVSYQDQTHEFKYGGTLNFTSVRNKVLKLGYQGNDLFTGMTRTTVGQPLGLWYLLKTDGIFQTQEEVNNHKNSEGKVIQPNSKPGDLRFVDMDDDGQITNSDKVVMGHAWPKFETGLNLNGAYKGFSVNMDWFGSFGAKVVNGPRIAMDGFSDNANYRKGIQPWTPENPNTDVPRALYASSLNSRGDIDRWLENGSFVRLKLISLSYDLPKEWLSKIGFANAQISVSGQNLITITKYTGLDPEFNNTNIYERGYDFGAYPNLKMYTVGLNFGF